The genomic region aggcccgaaaaaaatgataattttcaataattttttttcctagtcaattgctttatttaacaaaaataaaaacctagCTTTAATACATCGTGTTTCGATTTGACTGTAGCAAAatgtcaaagaaaaaatttataattgtaaaagttatcgctgtttgtgtggagcccgtttctccagaagttcttggagatttatctaaaatcaatcggacaagagaaactagttttattaataggtaATCTTGTGACTGATcggatttttttaaaactaacaacatggcggcctcaggaaatatttttcagattttcgagaaaaaaccgacaattaattattaaaaaaaaatcgaaatttttgaaaaaatccttcgatcaggcacaagttttttacgtttttcaaaagcagtataaattttattgaaatctaccaagccgttcaaaaaacacagttttgagaaaaacgcatttaaagttttgctatctgttCCGaatcgcccgagcgccctttgttaattgttaaataactcgaaaagtatttgtcggatgaaaatttcacacaatatttttaagatgttataCTTCAAGAAAATTGAAagttctgactacccctaacccccctaaataaaataaaatttaaaaaatgcagaaTAAAGCAAAACCATTGGCACCATGAATTGCTGTTGCAAGTGGTGCAATGAATGGTGGTGGTAAATTATGATAGCAACTGAAAGCTTTTGCACGTACAGGGtgggcgtttgctttttgaaccacctatttttttgagaatggtaatacaaatggcatgtcaaatgtgttcataatttacttaaaggtttgacatttacgaaatgggacgtatgcgcttgaacaaaattgggaaatattgaaaacctatttccaaagtggtgagtcttcttcttcttccgcggttacagtaaatggcgagcgttaccgtgacatgctcaacgagtttttgtttccaaaaattgaagagaatgacatggacgacatttggtttgaaCAGGACGGtgtaacttgtcacactgccaaagttatgTACACTCAAACTTTTGGGTACCGTTtttaaattccgatatcaattcgccgcctcggagctgtgatttaagcccgttggactattttttgtggggagccgttaaggacaaatgctatgcgcaccatccagagacgattgatgctttaaaacatgaaatcgaagttgccattcatgaaattggagcccaaacaatcgaaaatgtgcttaaaaattgggttgatcgaatggcctactataaagccagtcgtggcagtcatttgaacgatattatttttcattcataaatgacaatgctcaatcttcaaaataaaaaaaaaaagtttgaaaaaatattaattagttttttttatagccgattcaaaaagcaaattttacatagcccaccctatatttatgTATAGGCCTCTTTTTTCGCCCAGACCAGAAGAGGTCTTATGTGATAAATTTGCAATtcgcttttgtttattttaattaactatGATTTTTGTATATAGATATAGCAACAAGTCTTATTTGTGACTCCTTCCCGACACGAAATCTTTGTTGTGTTTAATAGCAAAAGAAGTTCTCTTACAATTATTTTATCACATGAACATGTTGAATGCCTTGATAGCGTGGTGAATAAGCGACACTGCCTTATTAGCAGAATCTTCAATTTGCAATTCGAAAAACTGCTATTCAATTTTGCGCCTACTCATGTCGTTAACTTTCCCTGCATTAACATGCCCTGGTTTTagaaagttattgaaaatatcGCAGATACACTTTATTATCGACGCAGAAAGCAACTAATAagtgcctaaaagtatgcaacagTTCTTCAATACAACACAAAACCACTACTGGCAAAGCAGTGCCAAAAGCGAAGCTGCCAGACATGTTTGTGTTTCACCCTGAAAtgtgccaaaattaaaaaaatatttttcctcaaTAAATTGCAGCTTTTACTAACtaaacaacataaaatacatTACTAATTCTACAAATGACTACACCTTGAGTACACTCAATAGGCTAGAAAATCACTCTTTTGTGTCCGGTATTTGCAGAAGCGGCAAGTTGTGCAGCGTAGCTTGCATATATGACAGCATATAAtcaaaaatatgtacacatattgtacaaacaagCGCATGCCAAGGCTTTAACACTAAttgcaataaaagaaaaatactccTCACCgagatgttatttttcactgattAGCTAGTACTAACTTTTAGTTTCCGAACGTAAAATGTGACCGAAATACGAGCATTGAGCGCGATGCACGCGCTCCCATCGCTTCCATTAAAAACAATGCATTGGACTGCGGAAACCGCTATACATACAACTTCAAAACCAAATGTGGTGCCTGAAAGAACATCAAAACTAAAGTCAGGCAgctattgtttttgctattGCAATCTTCTCGTTTTTCGTATGAGTtgcagttaaaacaaaattattatattagaaGATAACTATAATAGTTGCATGGATACATGTAATTCCAGATTTTCTAGTATAACTTGAGTCCTTAACGTCCTTTTTATTATCGTTTTCATAATGCTAGCGTTTTGCCTCTATCAGGTTGAGCTACTACTcaaacaaatcagctgactGCACTGGTGACTTAACAGTGTGATTAATAATATGCACATttgacatatatgtatgtagtacatatgtacattaaaatATCTACATGCATCTTTATGGACTTGAAAAATCCAATTAATCTAAGAATGCcgttcaaagaaaatattttaaaattgtaaatattatttgaattcgtaattatttcgtatttgaaGGTCGAAATAAGTTCATATCTCTTATTGCAATTACTGTTGCAGTAGCGTATGACATCATCAGCTGATGAGCGACAAATCAGTTCGTAATAACCTAAAAGGTGCATAGGTTTTTCTAgggaaaatacataaataaagttTAGTCTTCGCTCACCTGCCTTTGTCAATGTTATAATTTGTGATCCACTGGAGTATACCATTTCTTTGTCACTTATTATACGCACAGACACTCCTCTACGGATGGCTCGCATGAAGGCCTGCGACAGATCGTAGGATGTGAACGTATACATGGCTAGATCTATTGTATGTTTTGATTTATCAATTAACGATATTAAACGGCCGACATTGTTAGAAGCACAAAACCGATTTTGACATGTAGGACTTGTACTGGGGACTGGTAGTTTAGTAATATGTCCATTCTCGACCATGCTTTTCGATGGATTCTCCTGCGTAGGACTCTTGCGTTCGGACGGGTACTTTAATGTGTGTCCAGCAGCACAACTTTGTGTCAACTCATTCGTCCAGATGACTTCGTTCACTTCATCGTCAGATGAATCGCGTCGCCACATTCGTTCGCGCACGTACAAATAGCCACGATATACAATTTCCGACAACAACACTACCGATATGCCAGTTGTCAGGCTATAAAAAGTGTAGCGCAACACCCGATTCTCcatcattttcttttaaatagacTCTGACTGAATTtcttttcacatgcaaatttgatcaatttattgcttaaaaacacattaattttaatatttttattcacaactCACTTTTTGTCGCGCACACAATCAATTGATTTGGATAATAAATACTCTGCTTTTATTGGAGTTTGTTGCGCTACAAAAGGGGGGGAGGGAGGTGTGTGATATAtaacaaattactttttacaaactttgcacagaaatttaaatttctcaattacttaaaattttcttgattttgtAAACTATTTCACAAATTTCACTTGCACTCTGAAAGGAATTATACGCTTTGGGAATGCACTTGTTAAACTTTAGCTTTTGCAATTGGCTTATTGCAGAAAAAACGAATCAATCAACATGCATGCACCAGCCGGTATCAGCCGTGCTATGCAGTAATTTAGGTATTCACAAAGGCTTATCAATGGTGTGGAATGGATTTATTACGGTTTCTTTCGCTTCTTTAGTTAATTGGGATTTTGAAAAACTTACTATTGCAGCCAAACGGAAATGCTACGAGTTGCAAAAAATAGATTCGCGAGATGCAGCGGTCAAAAATGCACGTGTTATTCGTTCAAGGCAAGTAAATTTGGTTCGTTGACAGCCGAATCAGCTGTAGTACGAATGACCAGTGCTGCCAGCTCCTCATATTTGCATTGCATTAATTCGATTAAAGGCGCATGGTTGCAATCCGGCTTATTGGAAACCAACGATCTAACGGGTTGTGTAGAAAACAAAACCAGtgcaaatttattgtttcaactTAGACTCATTCCAAAAGTATTCAAACGATGCGTGGGATAACATGAGGTCTCTTTGTTCTTGGCCAAATGTGTTATTAGTAAGTGAACAGAAGTGTTGccaatattatatatgaagtagCGTAACTATGTATATTACAAACAtaccaataaatttgaattttgagttTTCGTTGCTGTTCTCACAGCATAGAACATTCTCTAAAATTATTGGGCACTGCTGATTGATTAAGAAATCACTTGACTCACACCAACAAAATAGTATTTTCGACTTCCTATATTTCAGAAttggaatacatttttctttttcttgtataACTGAACTAAAACGGCATTTGCAAATGTGGTATACTAGCCTTGTTTTGTAATGCCACtaatttatattacaaaaacaatcaaaacTCATTGACCAAATACATTCGAGCTCTGAatcttttaatatttatgaCACTAAGCTTACGTACTATTTTATTATTCGTGTTATTTTTAAGTGCATTGATAATTCGTATTTAAatgacaaaatttcaagaagcttGTTGAGGATGGATTGATTGAATACTAGCAGCAATTTGTAGAAACTGTTTATTACAATTAGTTTTGAAATAACCAAATCTTAAAGGTTTCAAACATAATTCGAATGGTATACTatctttgtttatattttggaAACAGTTTATCAAAATTATAAGCGTAAGCAAAAACTAAGATGCAACCTCTTGGCCCTGAATTGTACatcctttatttcttttttacatcGTCCATACATATCGTCGACTCCTCCTTTTTCCAATCACTTGTTTTCGTTTTCGATTTTATATTATTGAATTTTCTACCGCAATTGACTATATCGTGAATCACTAGGCTTGCGATTTGAGAAAAGGCCTCGCAAAATTAAAATCTGACCAAAGCCGATAACTATTATTATAAACGTCTCAAGAGCTGACCACACCAGTACGGCCTCATTCAATTCTTCTGCACGTTTGCGACCTTGTGCCTCGCGCAGACGATGGTGTGTTTGTGCATCAAGTATATCATTGAGACTTTTGTGAATCGATTGCGAGGACGTCTCCATTTGCGTCAGTACGGTGGCATGTTCGTCGATTCCAGGCAATGCTGGCTCCTCGCCGACTTGGAAGTCAACGTAGACGATTTTGTGAGAGAATGAAGAAAATTGATTGCTAAAGCAAACTTTGTAAACACCCGTCGCCTCAGCCGTAAATTGATGACTGTCAAATGTAGCTCGCTGTTGTTCGTATACCAATTTGCCATGTGGGTTTGTCAACGTCACGTCCACGTCCAGCTGGCCTCCGGCAGATACTTGAAACTCTAGATAGCATGTTGTGTTACGCCTCACTTCTTCAAAGAAGCAATCTTCCGTATTGTCCGCCAAATCAAATGTAAATTCCACAGCAGAAACAGGGTGATAGGCTATAGTAAACAGTAGCGTTAGTAACGCTGTTATTAAACACCATCGAAGTGTGGATGATTGCATGGTAGTTTTCTCTTGGATAATATGTGAAAGCGCAACGCtacttttcaaacttttatatattgttttaaaatcgcAGATATGAAGATTTTCGTGTGGTGCCACGCAATGTCTTAGAGGTAGAGAGTGCACCTAAGTAAACTGGAATAAATTTATACAAGTATAGACAAAATTGTAATTGACGAAAGCAGACAGAGTGCTCactttaataaatattgtgGATTATCGACAATATAAGCAGTATCTTTggttttaaaatacaaatatcgaAATACTTGACTTGTTTGCTTGTACGTCTAACTTTTCTGCTTCTtctataagtaaaaataaaattctactTAAATTGACAGTTGACAACTGACGTGTCAGAATGGTGCGCGTGTTGCCATACCTTCACATTTAAAACTATTGCCCATGGCGGCACTTAGCTATGGACCACAGTATGAATTTTAACTGTATTCAATTATGCTcgcaaaacaaatcaaatttaaaaatattactattatCATTAGTGAAATCTAAGTTTTTTGCACTACTTCTATGCAAGCCTCTTTGGCAGTTGGGTATTTGAATTGAAAACCACTTTCCAATGTCCTTTTGGGTTGTATTTTAGCACCAGTTAGAAGTAATGCAGACCGATCTCTGCCAAAAATAGCATCTACCACAAATTCGGGAACTGCGAAAAGGCAAGGACGTCGCAAAGCAGAAGC from Anastrepha obliqua isolate idAnaObli1 chromosome 2, idAnaObli1_1.0, whole genome shotgun sequence harbors:
- the LOC129238819 gene encoding mitochondrial cardiolipin hydrolase gives rise to the protein MMENRVLRYTFYSLTTGISVVLLSEIVYRGYLYVRERMWRRDSSDDEVNEVIWTNELTQSCAAGHTLKYPSERKSPTQENPSKSMVENGHITKLPVPSTSPTCQNRFCASNNVGRLISLIDKSKHTIDLAMYTFTSYDLSQAFMRAIRRGVSVRIISDKEMVYSSGSQIITLTKAGVAVRCPMTTMLMHHKFCLLDGPKRARTVLANVGKTYDSKTAKGIVMSGSLNWTMQGFGGNWENIVISSNKVLLEQFEDEFERMWLTFAPKMST
- the LOC129238649 gene encoding transmembrane emp24 domain-containing protein 7, which produces MQSSTLRWCLITALLTLLFTIAYHPVSAVEFTFDLADNTEDCFFEEVRRNTTCYLEFQVSAGGQLDVDVTLTNPHGKLVYEQQRATFDSHQFTAEATGVYKVCFSNQFSSFSHKIVYVDFQVGEEPALPGIDEHATVLTQMETSSQSIHKSLNDILDAQTHHRLREAQGRKRAEELNEAVLVWSALETFIIIVIGFGQILILRGLFSNRKPSDSRYSQLR